From a region of the Megalops cyprinoides isolate fMegCyp1 chromosome 13, fMegCyp1.pri, whole genome shotgun sequence genome:
- the spata5l1 gene encoding spermatogenesis-associated protein 5-like protein 1, which yields MHLKVLPSDLADVGTQRCRLGPGLMSSLNLRIGSPVLITVSGGDCLCTAWPRSDLAEGFLQFDTKCATTGMKTNTFKDLSVSPGHIKAVHCPKLKSVRVNVVVQSMDFKKHSSASFIHDLVKDMLRGVYVSEQHIVDVSHLKNQVELIVVQHLDSGSSVAGLITAKTSVDIGEIQTLHNYRSQLQKPSSISLGGMEDIYASLKEILHLPLLYPGTLHKLGLSCPKGVLLIGPPGVGKTMLVRSVVREVGASLVTVNGPVILGSRPGESEENLRKMFQQAREASQEGPCVLFIDEIDSLCPKRAGSTSAPQNRVVAQLLTLMDGIGSEGRFVIVGATNQPDVLDPALRRPGRFDREVIIGVPTLRQRKSILDLLSSKMSLCASVDLVALAEMTTGYVGADLSALCREAALQAILHSSQDSQDHTVDMKHFLEALKKVQPSCLRSSIGLTDFKPITWDQIGGLEDVKQKLKQSIEWPMKFPEAFVRLGLPRPRGVLLYGPPGCAKTTLVKAAACSSHCAFLSVNGADLFSPFVGDSEKALAQLFRQARACAPSILFLDEIDSILGSRSDSRAPHSVQARVLSVLLNELDGVGLKTLERRGAERASRESEGSHESHQEQQMEYQEVCNKDVMIVAATNRPDALDSALLRPGRLDKIIYVPPPDTEARLAILKICTKQMPLESDVSLEELAQQTHLFSGADLENLCKEAALLTLQEESMDASSIKHKYFLKSLQNMKPSLKVQQIESYQHLLTS from the exons ATGCACCTGAAAGTCTTGCCATCGGACCTGGCTGACGTGGGAACACAGCGATGCAGACTGGGGCCAGGTTTAATGTCATCTCTGAATCTGAGGATTGGGTCCCCGGTTCTTATCACTGTCTCTGGAGGGGACTGTCTGTGTACAGCATGGCCAAGAAGTGACCTGGCAGAAGGCTTCCTACAGTTTGACACGAAATGCGCCACGACaggcatgaaaacaaacaccttCAAAGACCTGTCTGTCAGCCCAGGTCATATCAAGGCAGTACACTGTCCAAAACTCAAAAGTGTGAGAGTAAATGTAGTTGTTCAAAGTATGGACTTTAAGAAGCATTCATCTGCCAGTTTTATTCATGACCTTGTAAAGGATATGCTTCgaggtgtgtatgtgtcagagCAACACATAGTCGATGTTAGCCATTTGAAAAATCAAGTGGAACTTATTGTAGTGCAGCATCTAGactcaggcagcagtgtagccgGTCTCATAACTGCCAAAACCAGCGTGGACATTGGAGAGATCCAAACACTTCACAACTACAGAAGTCAACTTCAAAAACCCTCCAGCATTTCGTTGGGAGGAATGGAGGATATCTACGCATCACTGAAGGAGATCCTTCATTTGCCACTCCTCTACCCAGGCACGCTGCATAAGTTGGGCCTCTCTTGTCCTAAAGGTGTGCTCCTTATCGGCCCCCCTGGGGTTGGCAAGACCATGCTGGTAAGAAGCGTGGTGAGAGAAGTTGGTGCCTCTTTGGTGACTGTTAATGGGCCAGTGATTCTGGGCTCGAGGCctggagagagtgaggagaacCTGAGGAAGATGTTCCAGCAGGCAAGAGAGGCCTCCCAAGAGGGGCCCTGTGTCCTGTTCATCGACGAAATCGATTCCCTGTGCCCAAAACGTGCGGGCTCAACCAGCGCCCCTCAGAACAGGGTGGTGGCACAGCTTTTGACGCTGATGGATGGCATCGGCAGCGAAGGACGTTTCGTCATCGTCGGGGCCACCAACCAGCCAGACGTGCTGGATCCTGCCTTGAGAAGGCCAGGCAGATTTGACAGAGAG GTCATCATTGGAGTTCCTACACTTCGCCAGAGGAAATCCATCTTAGACTTGCTGAGCTCTAAGatgtctctctgtgccagtgTGGATTTAGTTGCTTTAGCAGAAATGACCACGGGATACGTGGGAGCTGACCTGAGCGCCCTCTGCCGAGAAGCGGCTTTGCAAGCTATCCTGCACAGCTCCCAG gaTTCTCAGGATCACACAGTTGATATGAAGCATTTTCTTGAGGCTCTTAAGAAGGTTCAGCCCTCCTGCCTTAGAAGCAGTATTGGCCTGACTGATTTCAAACCAATTACCTGGGACCAAATAGGCGGTCTGGAAGATGTCAAACAAAAGCTCAAACAG AGCATTGAGTGGCCCATGAAGTTCCCAGAAGCCTTTGTCAGGCTCGGTCTGCCCCGCCCACGCGGAGTCTTGCTCTATGGCCCCCCTGGTTGCGCCAAGACCACACTGGTGAAAGCGGCCGCCTGCTCCTCTCACTGTGCCTTCCTGTCAGTCAACGGAGCAGACCTCTTCTCGCCGTTCGTTGGGGACTCCGAAAAGGCACTGGCTCAG CTGTTCCGTCAGGCTCGAGCCTGCGCCCCCTCCATCCTCTTCCTGGATGAGATCGACTCGATCCTGGGCTCCCGCTCAGACAGCAGGGCTCCCCACAGCGTACAGGCGCGGgtgctgtcagtgctgctgaacGAGCTGGACGGCGTTGGGCTGAAGAccctggagaggaggggggcggagaGGGCAAGCCGTGAGTCTGAGGGATCCCATGAGTCCCACCAGGAGCAACAG ATGGAGTACCAGGAGGTATGCAACAAGGATGTGATGATTGTAGCCGCAACAAACAGACCCGATGCTTTAGACAGTGCTCTGCTAAGGCCCGGCAGATTGGACAAGATCATATATGTGCCACCACCTGACACAGAG GCCCGGCTGGCTATTTTGAAGATCTGTACCAAGCAGATGCCTTTGGAGTCTGATGTTTCTCTGGAAGAGCTGGCGCAGCAAACACATCTGTTTTCTGGGGCTGACTTGGAAAATCTCTgcaaagag GCTGCTCTCCTGACACTGCAGGAGGAAAGCATGGAC